GTTCAGTTTGCTGTCATAACCATTTCAATAGTTTAACACGACAAACACCCTCCCATTACTTTGAAAGTTTATTTCAGTGCAAAGTCACTGAGCAGGATTGTTTAAAATGTCTGGTTGTTTTGCTACTTGTGTTTTCATTGTCATTTTTTCACTCTCTCTACCAAATGTGTCCTGGAAGCTTTAGATACTGTATGTGTATTtgtgtaaaatgttatttttggagCTCTGATCTGAGCTTCTTCTATGTGGTATTAATCAAGGTcttattgattttcttttttaatgcaaAAGACTTGGCTATCTCGAAATATGGTTGGAGACATTCGAAAGGTGTTAAGAGCTAGATGTAGCTCCATTGTAAAACCTGCAACTATTAAAAATACCAAAACTTAAATGTAACCTTTGAACTGAACGTACCGACAAAACAAAAATCTGCTGATCCAGCGCTCAACACAGGAAGAATCACTCTCACAGGGCTGAAAACGTAAAGCACAAATGACCAAGAATTCAGTGTTATAAGGAAACCTGTGCCCTTATGTTAATAAAATGGCTTGTTATAGAAGCTTTGTTAATTTTTTCATAGAAATTGTTATCTGATGATCTTTATTGTTTCCTACATCATTACGCTTGAATATTATGATCAATAAAAAGCAAAGCGGCTATACCTTTGGTCTGTTTTTGAAGAGACGACATCTTATTAACAGAATCATATGACTGGGTTTGCTAAGCACGCATTTGCTTAGTTGAGATTTAAGTGGTTTTGCTGAGATCAATGATTTCATTGTAATGTCTGAAATATTAATATACATGCGTGAGCATGTTTAGCCGGATAGATTTGCCCTAGCAGTTCAGATTACTAACAAAACTCTTCTCTTTTCTTTTCACTGTTCAGTCATGTAAGAcgtaatatattattaaaatgtgcTAGAGCTTATTTGTGTTCATTCAAAATACTGAAGACACATGCGTTTCACGGTTTAACCCTGTAAGGCCTGATATAAGACGTAATAGTCAGAAAAATCAAGCTTTTTTAATGTAATAGTTTATTAAAATCTTTAAAATTGATGTTTTATTAATGCATATGTACATTTACTTTATACAAATCATTATGATTTCACAACAAAAAAACACGTGTACTGCAACCTGAACATAATCACTTTCAATCAGACAACAGAAGGCATGTAGTGGATTGTGAACAACAGGTTTTTCAGCACAGTGTTGATTTGTTGATCATTTAGAGGCCGTCATGTATCGAATATAATACAGTGGGCTTCACAGGGTTAAAGACCGGTTGTTTTTGCTTTGCTTGCTGGTAcaggtctgtgtgtgtgtgtgtgtgtgtgtgtgtgtgtgtatgcataccTACTCATCACACACTGTACTCTTTAGTATACACACCTCTTTGCTTCTCATATGCTCTTGGCCACAAATACACTCAACAATAAGTGTATAATAAGTTTTATGTCCCATTTCAAGTCCTTGCTATTTATTATGTTACTCTGGGAACTTTAATCTGTTCCCTACAGGCTAAGTGAGGACAAAAAGGACAGGATTTTTGGAAATATGATCATAAAGGTCAACATGGGCCTGCTGTAGTGCTCAAGTCAGCAAAACACTTCCCGTCTACATTTAATGACAATACTGATTGTTGTTTCAGATTTCAAGTTTCACTCCTGTTTGTGTCCTTTGGGAGTTTAACAAAGGGGACAAGTGGACAAAGGAGAGAAAGCATCATCTATTCTCATCATAGTTTACCCTTGTTACATTATACTCtctttttttgttcttgtttatTGAAAACAGTAGTAGTTAAACGAATTTACAGCTGTACTAGCTTGTACTTTGTATTTGTAAGGGTTTTTGGGAAAGTAGCACATATACAGTTTTGAAGTGACTTACAGAATGAATTTAGCATTGgcatgtatataaatataaaaataaataaagcattgttacatatacagttgaagtcaaaagtttacatacaccttgcagaatctgctaaattattttatcaaaatgagaggggtcatacaaaatgcatgttctttttttatttagcactgacctgaatattatatttcacataaaatacattttcatttagtccacaagagaaaattaaagttggatttataaatatgaccctgttcaaaagtttacatacacttgattttaaatactgtgttgttacctgaatgatccacagctgttttttgtttagtgatagttgttcatgagtcccttgtttgtcctgaacagttgacctgcctgctgttcttcagaaaaatcctttaggtcccacaaattctttggtttttcagcatttttgtgtatttgaaccctttccaagagtgactgtgtgattttgagatccatcttttcacactgaggacaactgagggactcatatgcaactattacagaaggttcaaacactcactgatgcttcagaaggaaacacaatgcattaagagccgggggttaaaacttttgaacagaatgaagatgtgtacatttttcttattttgcctaaaaatcttttttttttttatttagtactgcctttcagaagctacagatgatactCACCAGAAGTCAAAATCATTGAAATTTACCCTGCTTTTcgattttaaaaagttttcacctccagcCCGCAGTGAATCGTGTTTTCCTCGCTgcaatagttgcatgtgagtccctcagttgtcctcagtgtgaaaagatggatttcaaaatcatagtcattgttggaaatggttcaaatacaccaaaaatgctgaaaaaccaaagaatttgtgagacctgagggatttttctgaagagcagtggttcaggacaaaaaagggactcatgaacaactatcactaaacaaaaaacacagctgtggatcattaaaaaataacacagttttaagaatcaagtgtatgttaaacctttgaacggggtcatttttataaattcaactcttattttctcttgtggactaaatgtaaacgtattttatgtgaaatatcttattcaggtcagtactaaataaaaaaataacatgtattttgtatgatccctcttattttggtaaaataattaacattttgcagattctgcaaggtgtatgtaaacttttgacttcaactgtactttgCGTGCAGTTCGAGTATTTCTAATTTTttaatacagagaaacactgcCATCTACTGGCAGCAAAGCGCTGTATAGTCTCTGTTTCTTACCTCTTCTCATATTAGACACGAATATGAATAAATCATCTGCTCGTCGTTGTGTCTCAGATTTATATATGTTGAATGTGTGAATTACAGTTCTTTTTAGTTGAAGAAATGAAGCAAGTGTATCGAACAACGTGTCCGTTGCGGAACTAATGTTCAGCGCCACTTTGTTTCCGGAGAGAAGCTTAGGAGGTGCCGCACGTGCCGCTGCTGCCTGTCAAATACGATCTCAGTGAGTATTTTGTACAATAATTTGTGTCTGTTAATTAAAAAAGCGAGGGATTTACTGATTTTAGTAATGATCAGTATGTTTTGACTACTTTAGGCTGTGAGCTTTCTATTCTGTTGCTATGTGTTAACTATACGTTTAATAGGTTAACTTGTTTACACTGCAAAGAAACAGTCGAATTCATCTCTAGCTGTAAAGTTAGAAATTATAGACATGATTTTGACAACAATTCTGCATCGCTTGCGAGATAATTGAGAAATAGTTGTCTTAACTTGAGTCATATCGGTTTAGTGATCTGTGATGATTTATTTGTATGATTTAATATGGTTTTTAGTTTTGATTTTGGTTTAAAACAGTTGTGTCCTTGATCAGAAACAGGGAATTTCAGGCAGGCTTCCCTGGAAAAGTTTAGAGTaaaatggaataaataaaaaaaacccgaatacaataattaaataaataataaacaactcAAATTTAAACTAATACAcgtaattaaaacaaataaaatgatacACATCGTatcatttgtttaaataaacagtaCATTTAACATTATAgtactttgctgtctatgcagggtcagaaagctctcggatttaatcaaaaatatcttaatttgtgtgatgaagatgaacaaaggtcttacgggtttggaacaacatgaagatgaGTAGTTAACAACtgatatttaattttttgggtgaaccatccctttaagtcacTGTAAATAAAAGCATATGTGAAATGTCCTTTTCCTTCAAGGTGCCAGGGTAATCGCTGACGATCATGGACACTCTGGAGGACACCTTTAGGACTCTCTCCGTTGCCAGGAGGCTGCAGCCCAGTGAGGCCACGTACATTTTGGACCTCTCTCTTGCGTCCTGTGCCAGCAGCGGGTCAGATGTCCTGGCTGTGTGCTGCTCCAATCACGCTGTGCACCTGCACAACAGAGAGACGCTCCGCCTGGTGCGTGAGTTCCAGGGTCACACGGCTCCTGTGTGTGGAGTGCATTTCTCCCATCTCTCCCCTCACCTGCTGTTTACCGGCTCTGCTGATGGGACACTTTGTTGCTGGGACGTCCGACGACCCGGTTCTGATGCCATCCAGGTGTTCCGCAGCGATGCGACACATTCGTACTGCTCATTTGATGTGAATTGTAGTGATCGTGTGCTGTGCGCAGGCACGGAGCAGGTGGGGGAGGACAGTTTTTTGGTGTTCTGGGATGCCCGTATGGTTCAGGATGGAGGTAAGACTGGCGGTCTGCTGGGCGTTTACTCAGAGTCACATAGTGATGACATTACTACGGTGAAGTTTCACCCACGGCAGGCGAACCGGTTGGCTTCTGGAGCTACAGACGGGCTTGTGAATTTGTTTGATCTGAGTCTGGGTGGGGAGGATGATGCTCTTGTCACCACCTGTAACTGCAATTCTTCTGCAAGCTCCCTCTGCTGGACAGGTAGGTGGTAACAGCACACCTGACTGAGTTATCAAagtcactaccagtcaaaagtttttaatatttaatgtttttaaagaattctcttctgctcaccagccTGTATTTgattgatccaaaatacaacaaaaaagtaatattgtgacatatttttaccattttactatttttatgaatagaaagatccaaagattagcatttatcttaaataaaaagtgtttgtaacattatacactatattattcaaaagcttggagtcagtataattttttttttgatttgagataaatgctgttcttctgaaaccGAGTAAAAAAATTTACTCTGCTCTGCTGTtttaaacattataataataataataataattaatgtaacaaaaaatcagaatattagaatgatttctgaaggatcatgtgactggagtaaagatgctaaaagtatacaaaaaaatcacaggaataaattgtcaaataaattatatatatatatatatatttatttatttatttatttttttataatatattgaaatagaaaaaaaatattttaaatagtaaaaatatttccaaattttaccTATTTTTTCTGtactgtggatcaaataaatgcaggcttgatgagcaaaagagtgtgctttaaaaaacattaaaatatcttactgttcaaaacagtaaaaaacaatatttttttgtcACCATGCACAGAAGACAAGAGTTCCCTCAGTCATGAACAATATCAGAATTTTTACATTATGATGACCAGGCCTGTAAAACACTTAAGATTTAGCAATTTtttgtaatagtaataataaattattcatattatttttttctttgtatgcTTAGCTGCTGACTGGACCTTTAAAATGCTTCTTCagatattttttaatttgtattatgtgaaaatgttaatacaataataagattaatatatttatatattttttcaaaaacatttttaataatagcattataataatagcattaaataattaataataataataattaaataattaattactactattattacgattaaataattaataatagtattattaatttgtaatatcatattaaataatttataatattattcaTATGGAATATTTTTTCCTGCTATGCATAGCTGTTGACCAGACCTGTAAAATGcttcttatgtttttttttctgtaacatggaaatgtttatataatactaataatgataataatattaataatataattatataggACATTTTTATTGGTATGCTTAGATGTTAAATTGTGATGAGCAGacctaaaaaactttttttaaatattacatttaataataaatattaataggaACGATGTAATATGCTGGAAATTGTGCTTTCTAAATGCAGTCACTTTTATGCAAATAAGAacagttcatttgcaaaaacagatagcTCAGTATTTAACCATTTTCAAAAATCACGTTTTTtattgtgcattccaattaatctcaatcaaactgcagttgggttattttgatataaaataaaaataactaaaaaaattaactaacacaataaaacacaatgaaaaaatgttaacatcataaaaaaacatgaatttttaaaatgaagaaaaaaactgttaatttatgccaataatgtaattatataaatataaacatgacATAAATGatgatatttaatattattaacaaATTCACTTATCTTTAATTAATCGATTAAAATGTTTAGGAAGCCTGTAAACATATGTATATTCATGTTGGATATGAATATACCAAGATAGCATAACTATTTAAATCTCATCACTACCCAGCAACAAAAAACTGCTAACAATATaagtttaaaattaaatattttcacTCCCCAGAACCCTAACCTGTCATTTCATTTCTTATAATAACAGGCAAAGATCTTGACCAGCTGCTTTGTCTGACCCATGATGAAGGGCTACACTTGTGGGATGTGGCTCGCCCAGACAGCGATGACACTTTGACCCTTTTGAGTTCGGCTGATGCTCGAACACTTGTCCAGCTCCCCGACGGAGCCTCGCTTGAATACTTTGTGGGCAGTACATGGCTATCAGATGAGGAGCGTATTGTTTTAGTGGGAGGGAGTAATCATGGCGAGCTCCACCTCCTGGACTGCAGTGGGCGTGGTTTGAGGTTCATTAAATCCCTCAAAGGAGGTCATTCGGCTACAGTCAGATGCTTTCAGTGGGATGTGATCGGTCAGTCTCTGCTGACGGGTGGGGAGGATGGCCAGTTGTTGCAGTGGAAAGCGGAAGCGGAAGAAATCAGTGTGGGGAAGAAAGGCTCTCTGAAAAGCATCTCCTCGATGCAGCTTAAAACAAAAGCTCACAGAAAACAAGCTATACAGAAAGACCGCACAGGACAAACTTAGATTTTATTAAGAAACAGTTGAAACTGAAACAAAATCTCAGAGAAATTGTAAAGTTTGCTCTAATTCTTTTGTTTTCACAAATGTAAGGATGATAGATAAAGCTATGCTATATGGAGACTAAATTTGAATCTTCCGCCTTATAAAATGTATAACTTAATATAGATTTAAAGCGTTTAAAGCATGTTTTGTGGTTTTAAAATGTTGTGACAAATTGCTAAGAATTACCCTAGGTGTCTGATTTGTCCAGTAGATTAACTCTCATCTATGTGGTAATTTTAGTTCTTTTGTAGGACTCTACATTTCttgtgttttaaaaatgtttcaaagtTCACTTCTGATGTTAAACTTCTGGGTTTTAGGACTACAAACTGAACAGCTGTATCGTATTAAAGGAACAGTtgaaccaaaaatgaaaaaagtctttctttcttcagtcgagaagaaattaaggtttttgaggaaacatttccTATATAGTGGACTTGGATGGAAATCAACGagtttcaaagagctctacacattcccagctgaggaataagggtcctaTTTAGTGAAACGATTAGTCATTGTCtaagaaaaaatacaaatgtatatactttttaaccacaagtgcTCATTGCACAAGCTTGAACTGGCAAAGCTACTTGTAATATAGGCGGAAATATcgacccagtatttacaaagcgaatgtgcaaagaaagtcaaacgcttttacaaaaaatggtaaaacaaagATGTTGGCGATTTTGaggttgaaggagaaaatgagatggagattTTCACCCTACTTTTCCaaatgtgattacataatgcatgaagcatcgcagagctagtgcaagacaagtatttgtggtttaaaaaatatatagtttttttttatttttttaagataatgacaaatcgtttggctagataagacccttattcctcaactgggattgtattgaaattgcaatttggaccttcaactcattggccaccattgaagtctactatttggagaaaatcctgaaatgttttcctcaaaaaacttaatttctttgcaactgaagacagaaagacatgacatcttggatgacataggggtcagtaaattatcaggaattttttttaattctggaagtgaactactcatttaaTCGGAACAGATTTGAAGGAATTTTGActtagactctcattctggcggcacccattcactgcaaaggatccatcgGTGAGCAGGTGATAACATTtcaccaaatctgttctgatacagaaaaaactctttttttattgtgtatttttaacTAATACTTTAAGAGTTTACTCCActtcaaaaaaataaacatttcctgataatttactcacccacatgtcatcaAAGAtccaagttcatgtctttctttcttcagttgcaaagaagttaagttttttgaggaatacattacaggattcttctccatatagtggacttcagtgatgctcaacagattgaaggttaaaaattcaatgttagtgcagcttcaaagggctctacacgatcccagcctaggaataagggtcttatctggcgaaacgatcagtcattttcttaaaggtgccatagaatgcattgatacaatatttttaatttttaaaaataaaaaccctaggatttgtccctagaatgaaatggtctgttattaccttatttggaagttgatgaataataatgatgagctctgctctgattggctgtttcacagagcagctcATTCAGTAGttcacacatggaggaaaatatatatttaatcacggagctcgagccgctattatgcgggtcattgaaactgatgttttgaatgcacaattattttacttaacattatactacagcggcagtacttaccacagattttacaagtttagatgcttgttagtgatgctcaggatctgtaaatcattcgctatCATCCGCGCagccatctctctgtttatgtggtaagtgaaatcttatgtactgcaaagTAACAGGCCCTTATTGTGgttgccttattttattagaacgccttatttgttttccctgcatttctgagtacagacaccaacccatccctgcacttatcATCtgctgcacaacctggaacataacatttattcccatgatctgccattttcgctattgtcctcacttagtttttttttcaatacagttagggtatgtcaaaaaactcaaaAGAACAGAAGTTCTTA
Above is a genomic segment from Garra rufa chromosome 2, GarRuf1.0, whole genome shotgun sequence containing:
- the wdr89 gene encoding WD repeat-containing protein 89 yields the protein MDTLEDTFRTLSVARRLQPSEATYILDLSLASCASSGSDVLAVCCSNHAVHLHNRETLRLVREFQGHTAPVCGVHFSHLSPHLLFTGSADGTLCCWDVRRPGSDAIQVFRSDATHSYCSFDVNCSDRVLCAGTEQVGEDSFLVFWDARMVQDGGKTGGLLGVYSESHSDDITTVKFHPRQANRLASGATDGLVNLFDLSLGGEDDALVTTCNCNSSASSLCWTGKDLDQLLCLTHDEGLHLWDVARPDSDDTLTLLSSADARTLVQLPDGASLEYFVGSTWLSDEERIVLVGGSNHGELHLLDCSGRGLRFIKSLKGGHSATVRCFQWDVIGQSLLTGGEDGQLLQWKAEAEEISVGKKGSLKSISSMQLKTKAHRKQAIQKDRTGQT